A genomic segment from uncultured Erythrobacter sp. encodes:
- the hemB gene encoding porphobilinogen synthase, producing the protein MTGHYPNTRLRRTRATGWSRALHRETVLTPSDLIWPLFVTSGKGVEEPIATLPGVSRWSVDGIVARAKEAVDLGIPVIALFPNTPRELRSDDGAEAHNPDNLMCQAIKAIKDACGDSIGVLTDVALDPYTSHGQDGLVNDAGYVVNDETVAMLVDQAVNQANAGADIIAPSDMMDGRIGAIRRALEMNGHPNVQIMSYAAKYASAFYGPFRDAVGSGGLLKGDKKAYQMDPANADEAMREVAMDIAEGADSVMVKPGLAYLDIIYRVKQRFDVPVFAYQVSGEYAMIEAAQAAGIGDRDALVLEKLIAFKRAGCNGVLTYHAAHVARLLNG; encoded by the coding sequence ATGACCGGACACTACCCCAACACCCGCCTGCGTCGCACCCGTGCCACCGGCTGGAGCCGCGCGCTCCACCGCGAGACGGTGCTGACCCCTTCCGACCTTATCTGGCCGCTGTTCGTCACCTCGGGCAAGGGCGTCGAGGAGCCTATCGCCACGTTGCCGGGTGTCTCGCGCTGGTCGGTCGACGGGATCGTGGCGCGCGCCAAGGAAGCGGTGGACCTCGGCATTCCGGTGATCGCGCTGTTCCCCAACACCCCGCGCGAATTGCGCAGCGATGACGGGGCGGAGGCGCATAATCCCGACAATCTGATGTGCCAGGCGATCAAGGCGATCAAGGACGCGTGCGGGGACAGCATCGGCGTGCTGACCGACGTGGCGCTCGACCCCTATACCTCCCACGGGCAGGACGGGCTGGTGAATGACGCGGGCTATGTCGTGAATGACGAAACCGTGGCGATGCTGGTCGATCAGGCGGTCAATCAGGCGAATGCGGGCGCGGACATCATCGCCCCTTCGGACATGATGGACGGCCGCATTGGCGCAATCCGCCGCGCGCTGGAGATGAACGGGCATCCCAACGTCCAGATCATGTCCTACGCGGCGAAGTATGCGAGCGCCTTCTACGGCCCGTTCCGCGATGCGGTGGGCAGCGGCGGGCTGCTGAAGGGCGACAAGAAAGCTTACCAGATGGACCCCGCCAACGCTGACGAGGCGATGCGCGAAGTGGCGATGGATATTGCCGAAGGCGCCGACAGCGTGATGGTGAAGCCCGGCCTCGCCTATCTCGACATCATCTACCGGGTGAAGCAGCGCTTTGACGTGCCGGTCTTCGCCTATCAGGTGAGCGGCGAATACGCGATGATCGAGGCTGCGCAGGCCGCTGGCATCGGCGATCGCGACGCGCTGGTGCTCGAAAAGCTGATCGCCTTCAAGCGCGCCGGGTGCAACGGGGTGCTGACCTATCACGCTGCCCATGTTGCCCGCCTGCTGAATGGCTGA
- a CDS encoding GNAT family N-acetyltransferase, translated as MADDTLATERLILRPPVPEDLPWVLEHMNTASVMRHLAGVRAPEMVAESLADDIAAFPSGGHQRWTVWLRDGETRVGRCGLFHVRSPAAPEALQGQREIGWTFAEPHWGRGYATEAARAVIAYAFDELAFPVLYSQTSDSNVGSTRMMQRLGFTARPELAYVDPDYPPEDNPTTVWSMDAPA; from the coding sequence ATGGCTGACGACACACTGGCGACCGAACGGCTAATCCTGCGCCCGCCGGTGCCGGAGGACTTGCCGTGGGTGCTCGAACACATGAACACGGCAAGCGTGATGCGCCATCTCGCCGGGGTGCGCGCGCCTGAGATGGTGGCCGAGAGCCTCGCCGACGATATCGCGGCCTTCCCCAGCGGCGGGCATCAGCGTTGGACAGTGTGGCTGCGTGACGGCGAGACGCGGGTGGGACGTTGCGGTCTGTTCCATGTCCGCTCCCCCGCCGCCCCCGAGGCGCTTCAAGGCCAGCGCGAGATCGGCTGGACTTTCGCAGAGCCGCATTGGGGCCGCGGCTATGCGACCGAGGCGGCGCGCGCCGTCATCGCCTATGCCTTCGATGAGCTGGCCTTTCCGGTGCTCTATTCGCAGACCAGCGATTCCAATGTGGGCTCTACCCGGATGATGCAGCGGCTCGGCTTCACTGCGCGGCCCGAGCTTGCCTATGTCGATCCCGACTACCCGCCCGAAGACAACCCCACCACCGTATGGTCGATGGACGCACCCGCATGA
- a CDS encoding GNAT family N-acetyltransferase codes for MTEFRHETARLILRDWRAEDWPVFWEATNTPAVMRWLGGVQDASARAAGEARIEGYRRDHGHTFWVVERKEDGALLGFCGLKRSNQPGGPQGIMEVGWRLREDAWGQGYAKEAATASLALAFDDFGAGEVIALTVQGNTGSWGLMLRLGMERRADLDFDSTDFGVEDPRIIAYGITLDQWRAAA; via the coding sequence ATGACCGAATTCCGCCACGAAACCGCTCGCCTGATCTTGCGCGATTGGCGCGCGGAGGATTGGCCCGTGTTCTGGGAGGCGACCAATACGCCCGCCGTCATGCGCTGGCTCGGCGGCGTGCAGGATGCGTCGGCCCGCGCGGCGGGGGAAGCGCGGATCGAGGGCTATCGGCGCGATCACGGCCACACCTTCTGGGTGGTCGAACGCAAGGAAGACGGCGCGCTGCTCGGCTTTTGCGGCTTGAAGCGCTCCAACCAGCCGGGCGGGCCGCAGGGCATCATGGAGGTCGGCTGGCGGCTGCGGGAGGATGCGTGGGGACAGGGCTATGCCAAGGAAGCCGCCACCGCTTCGCTTGCGCTGGCCTTCGATGATTTCGGCGCGGGCGAGGTGATTGCGCTGACGGTTCAGGGCAACACTGGCAGTTGGGGCCTGATGCTCCGGCTCGGGATGGAGCGCCGCGCAGATCTCGATTTCGACAGCACCGACTTCGGCGTCGAAGACCCGCGCATCATCGCCTATGGCATCACACTCGACCAATGGCGCGCGGCGGCATGA
- a CDS encoding GNAT family N-acetyltransferase, translating to MTATVLTTGRLVLRQIGEDDLDAHMALFNTPAVMQHLGGAQPRAVIAAKHAASRASFAAEGFGFMLAEERATGEIVAHCGLRRVAHPLAPNPTDHEIGWLVREDRWRMGYAHEAMRAVVDWGFAVHAVPHLVALTCEANIGSWRLMEKLGMTRRPELDFDDPALDPQERPLIQYAITREEWESQQ from the coding sequence ATGACGGCAACCGTGCTTACGACCGGGCGACTGGTGCTGCGCCAGATCGGCGAGGATGATCTCGATGCGCACATGGCGCTGTTCAACACGCCTGCCGTGATGCAGCACCTCGGCGGGGCGCAGCCGCGCGCCGTGATCGCTGCCAAACACGCCGCCTCCCGTGCAAGCTTTGCTGCCGAGGGCTTCGGCTTCATGCTGGCCGAGGAGCGCGCCACCGGCGAAATCGTCGCCCATTGCGGTCTGCGCCGCGTCGCCCATCCGCTCGCCCCGAATCCCACCGATCACGAAATCGGCTGGCTGGTGCGCGAGGATCGCTGGCGCATGGGCTATGCGCATGAGGCGATGCGGGCGGTGGTGGACTGGGGCTTCGCGGTGCACGCCGTGCCGCACCTCGTCGCTCTGACCTGCGAGGCCAATATCGGCAGTTGGCGGCTGATGGAAAAACTCGGCATGACGCGGCGGCCCGAGCTTGATTTCGACGATCCGGCGCTGGACCCGCAGGAACGTCCGTTGATCCAATATGCCATCACCCGCGAAGAATGGGAAAGCCAGCAATGA
- a CDS encoding gamma carbonic anhydrase family protein → MTHRPGVNIIPIHGKSPRIHDTAFIAPGCTIIGDVEIGAGSSIWYNCVLRADVFSIRIGERTNVQDGSVLHCDPPRPGDPDGCPLIIGDDVLIGHMAVVHGCTIHDRGFVGLGAIVMNKAVIGSDAMLGAGAMLTERKVIEPRELWGGRPARKMRDLDDAAIAGMRIGTMHYAENAKHHAEAVRAALGQAGG, encoded by the coding sequence ATGACACACCGACCGGGCGTCAACATCATCCCGATCCACGGCAAATCGCCACGGATCCACGACACCGCCTTCATCGCCCCAGGCTGTACGATCATCGGCGATGTCGAGATCGGCGCAGGCTCATCGATCTGGTACAATTGTGTGCTGCGCGCCGACGTGTTCAGCATCCGCATCGGCGAGCGGACCAATGTGCAGGATGGGAGCGTGCTCCACTGCGACCCGCCGCGTCCGGGCGATCCCGATGGCTGCCCCTTGATCATCGGCGATGATGTGCTGATCGGCCATATGGCGGTGGTCCACGGCTGCACGATCCACGATCGCGGGTTCGTCGGCCTCGGCGCAATTGTGATGAACAAGGCGGTGATCGGGAGTGACGCGATGCTGGGCGCGGGCGCGATGCTGACCGAGCGCAAGGTGATCGAACCGCGCGAGCTGTGGGGCGGGCGTCCGGCGCGGAAGATGCGCGATCTCGATGACGCGGCGATTGCCGGGATGCGGATCGGCACGATGCACTATGCCGAGAATGCCAAGCACCATGCCGAGGCGGTTCGCGCGGCGCTCGGCCAAGCAGGGGGATAA
- a CDS encoding DUF167 domain-containing protein produces the protein MARPKPDLPDPEALRACIDAEGRLAVRVTPGAREQSVVIADGAVQVKVRAPADKGAANDAVIELLAEALDCPPSRLTLLRGATSRQKLFRLEN, from the coding sequence ATGGCACGGCCCAAGCCGGATCTGCCTGACCCCGAGGCCCTGCGCGCCTGCATCGATGCCGAAGGGCGGCTGGCTGTGCGGGTTACGCCCGGTGCGCGCGAGCAGTCGGTGGTGATTGCGGATGGCGCGGTGCAGGTCAAAGTCCGTGCGCCGGCGGACAAGGGCGCTGCAAATGACGCGGTGATCGAATTGCTGGCCGAGGCGCTTGATTGCCCGCCGTCGCGCCTGACCTTGCTGCGCGGGGCGACATCGCGGCAGAAGCTGTTCCGGTTGGAGAATTAA
- a CDS encoding DUF1275 family protein, which produces MHRYDPARQRLALGLAGLAGLVDATGFVVAGGYFTSFMSGNTTRMGVELVERPALALAPLGLIACFLAGVIGGAVIGRRVSRHRKRVLLGLVAALLGAGAGLLAAGLPILFLGASAMAMGLANNVFVRDGEVTVGVTYMTGALVRFGQGLAARIDRQPLTSTRGYGLLWSALALGAVIGGGLCLTAPLAAAGMAFCFALLLWGAALRIERAA; this is translated from the coding sequence ATGCACCGCTACGACCCCGCCCGCCAACGCCTCGCCCTCGGCCTTGCCGGGTTGGCGGGGCTGGTGGATGCGACGGGGTTTGTGGTCGCGGGGGGATACTTCACCAGCTTCATGTCGGGCAACACCACCCGGATGGGGGTGGAGCTGGTCGAGCGCCCGGCGCTGGCACTCGCGCCGCTGGGGTTGATCGCCTGCTTTCTGGCGGGCGTGATCGGCGGTGCGGTGATCGGACGGCGGGTGAGCAGGCACCGCAAGCGCGTGCTGCTAGGACTGGTCGCGGCGCTGCTGGGTGCCGGTGCGGGGTTGCTGGCGGCGGGGCTGCCCATCCTCTTCCTCGGCGCGTCGGCGATGGCGATGGGCCTCGCCAATAATGTCTTCGTGCGCGATGGCGAGGTGACCGTGGGCGTGACCTACATGACTGGCGCGCTGGTGCGCTTCGGACAGGGGTTGGCGGCGCGGATTGACCGCCAGCCGCTCACTTCGACGCGCGGCTATGGGTTGTTGTGGAGCGCGCTGGCGCTGGGGGCCGTCATCGGCGGAGGACTGTGTTTGACAGCTCCGCTAGCCGCAGCAGGGATGGCTTTCTGTTTTGCGCTGCTGCTGTGGGGCGCGGCCTTGCGGATCGAACGCGCGGCTTAA
- a CDS encoding DUF1993 domain-containing protein, whose translation MSYATAALATYTNMLGTLDTIVAKASAHPKGESLLQARLAEDMFPLHTQIRFTLDQVTTALNRLGNLGLASDESDITSFADARARIAKAKDIVAATDPAAWPGANDMVEFDLPNGMGFVMQAHEYCRDWATPQFYFHLMTAYAILRAEGLAIGKIDYVGYMMKYLKQPA comes from the coding sequence ATGTCCTACGCCACCGCCGCTTTGGCGACCTATACCAACATGCTCGGCACGCTCGACACGATCGTCGCCAAGGCCAGCGCGCATCCGAAGGGCGAGTCGCTGCTGCAAGCGCGGCTCGCTGAGGATATGTTCCCGCTTCACACCCAGATCCGCTTTACCCTCGATCAGGTCACCACCGCGCTCAACCGGCTCGGCAATCTCGGGCTGGCCTCGGACGAGAGCGACATCACCAGCTTCGCCGATGCCCGCGCGCGGATCGCCAAGGCGAAAGACATCGTCGCCGCGACCGATCCCGCCGCTTGGCCGGGCGCGAACGACATGGTGGAATTCGACCTCCCTAACGGCATGGGCTTCGTGATGCAGGCGCATGAATATTGCCGGGACTGGGCGACCCCGCAGTTCTATTTCCACCTGATGACGGCCTACGCGATCCTGCGCGCCGAGGGTCTGGCGATCGGCAAGATCGACTATGTCGGCTACATGATGAAATATCTGAAGCAACCCGCCTGA
- a CDS encoding cisplatin damage response ATP-dependent DNA ligase — MEEFAALLDALVYTTSRNRKLALIAAYLRSAPDPDRGWALAGLTEGLDFPAVKSSTVRNLMMERVDPVLWALSRDFVGDTAETASLLWPEPEDAAPLDPLTLAEVVERLSALTRTTAPKELPQLFDRMDAKGRYALIKLATGGMRVGVSARLAKTAFALAFDVAVEEVEEYWHALTPPYTELFAWGADGGPPPDLAGVPRFRPFMLAHPLEDGEVDLADYAAEWKWDGIRVQLVRAGGETRVYSRSGDDISASFPEMLTVLPMDAVLDGELLVRGSAQGGEAGGAASFNALQQRLGRKTVSGKMLKEAPAFVRLYDVLLLDGTDWREHPWKSRRATLEGLMPRLPASHFDLSALVEAPDFAALAAIRDTARDEAIEGLMLKHRESPYVAGRKVALWYKWKRDPLLIDCVVMYAQRGSGKRSSFHSDFTFGCWDGDPDAGAELLPVGKAYTGFTDAELKQLDKFVRQNTLNRFGPVREVKRELVFEVAFDSVHTSKRHKSGLAMRFPRIHRIRWDKPAHEADRLESLRALIKD; from the coding sequence ATGGAGGAGTTTGCCGCCCTGCTCGACGCGCTGGTTTACACCACCAGCCGCAACCGCAAACTGGCGCTGATCGCGGCCTATCTGCGCAGCGCGCCTGATCCCGATCGCGGCTGGGCCTTGGCGGGCTTGACCGAGGGGCTAGATTTTCCGGCGGTGAAGTCATCGACCGTGCGCAATCTGATGATGGAGCGGGTCGATCCGGTGCTGTGGGCGCTCTCCCGCGATTTCGTCGGCGATACGGCGGAGACCGCGAGCCTACTATGGCCTGAGCCCGAGGATGCCGCGCCGCTTGATCCCCTTACGCTCGCCGAAGTGGTGGAGCGTCTGTCCGCCCTCACCCGCACGACAGCTCCGAAGGAACTGCCGCAGCTGTTCGACCGGATGGATGCCAAAGGCCGCTATGCTCTGATCAAGCTGGCCACCGGCGGGATGCGGGTCGGGGTCTCGGCGCGGCTGGCCAAAACGGCCTTTGCGCTGGCCTTTGATGTCGCAGTCGAGGAGGTCGAGGAATACTGGCACGCGCTGACCCCGCCTTACACCGAGCTGTTCGCTTGGGGCGCAGACGGCGGCCCGCCGCCCGATCTGGCCGGTGTCCCGCGCTTCCGCCCCTTCATGCTGGCCCACCCGCTCGAAGATGGCGAGGTGGACTTGGCCGACTACGCCGCCGAGTGGAAATGGGACGGCATCCGGGTGCAGCTGGTGCGCGCAGGCGGGGAGACGCGGGTCTATTCGCGCTCGGGCGACGATATCTCGGCGAGCTTTCCCGAAATGCTCACTGTGCTGCCGATGGACGCGGTGCTGGATGGCGAGTTGCTGGTGCGGGGCTCTGCGCAGGGCGGTGAAGCCGGCGGCGCGGCGAGTTTCAATGCGCTTCAGCAACGTCTCGGGCGCAAGACCGTGTCGGGCAAGATGCTGAAAGAGGCCCCCGCCTTCGTGCGGCTCTATGATGTGCTGCTGCTCGACGGCACCGATTGGCGCGAACACCCGTGGAAGTCGCGCCGCGCGACTTTGGAAGGCCTGATGCCGCGTCTGCCCGCCAGCCATTTCGACCTGTCGGCGCTGGTCGAGGCCCCGGATTTCGCGGCGCTGGCCGCCATCCGCGACACCGCGCGCGACGAGGCGATTGAGGGCCTGATGCTCAAGCATCGCGAGAGCCCCTATGTGGCAGGCCGTAAGGTTGCGCTGTGGTACAAGTGGAAGCGCGATCCGCTGCTGATCGACTGCGTGGTGATGTATGCCCAGCGCGGGTCAGGCAAGCGGTCGAGCTTCCATTCGGATTTCACCTTCGGCTGCTGGGACGGGGATCCCGATGCGGGCGCGGAGCTGCTCCCCGTGGGCAAGGCCTATACCGGCTTCACCGATGCGGAGCTGAAACAGCTCGACAAGTTCGTGCGACAGAACACCCTCAACCGCTTCGGCCCGGTGCGCGAGGTGAAGCGCGAGCTGGTGTTCGAGGTGGCGTTCGATTCGGTCCACACCAGCAAGCGCCACAAGAGCGGGCTCGCCATGCGCTTCCCCCGCATCCACCGCATCCGCTGGGACAAGCCCGCGCATGAGGCGGATCGGTTGGAGAGTCTTCGTGCGTTGATAAAGGACTGA
- a CDS encoding ligase-associated DNA damage response exonuclease, translated as MTAPFSWIRPEPHGIHVVPADIWVDPSRAVPRALVTHGHADHARGGHGETIATPATLAIMKLRYATSDGAVPVAYGESISLGGGVSATFLPAGHVLGSAQILLEHAGERVIITGDYKRAPDPTCAPFEVTPCDIFITEATFGLPVFTHPPIGEEIGKLLDARTENPDACILVGAYALGKAQRVIAELRAAGHTETIWLHGAMEAMCRLYEDHGVALGDLRLVSDATKDEMRGAIVVAPPSALNDRWSRRLPDPIAAMASGWMRVRARARQRGVELPLVISDHADWNELTRTIAQVNPQETWITHGREEALLRWCELSQRRARALALVGYEDEDD; from the coding sequence ATGACCGCCCCATTCTCCTGGATTCGGCCCGAGCCGCACGGCATCCATGTCGTCCCTGCCGACATCTGGGTCGATCCCTCGCGCGCCGTGCCGCGGGCTTTGGTGACCCACGGCCATGCCGACCACGCGCGCGGCGGGCATGGGGAGACCATCGCGACTCCGGCAACGCTGGCGATCATGAAGTTGCGCTACGCAACTTCGGATGGCGCGGTGCCGGTGGCGTATGGCGAGAGCATCAGCCTCGGCGGCGGCGTTTCCGCGACCTTCCTGCCCGCCGGTCATGTGCTCGGCTCGGCGCAAATCCTGCTCGAACACGCGGGCGAGCGGGTGATTATCACCGGTGACTACAAGCGCGCGCCCGATCCGACCTGCGCACCGTTCGAAGTCACCCCCTGCGACATCTTCATCACTGAGGCGACCTTCGGCCTGCCGGTCTTCACGCATCCGCCCATCGGCGAGGAGATCGGCAAGCTGCTCGACGCGCGCACCGAAAACCCGGACGCCTGCATCCTCGTTGGCGCCTATGCGCTGGGCAAAGCGCAGCGGGTGATCGCGGAATTGCGCGCGGCGGGTCACACGGAAACGATCTGGCTCCACGGCGCGATGGAAGCGATGTGCCGGTTATACGAGGATCACGGCGTGGCGCTGGGCGATCTGCGGCTCGTCAGCGATGCGACCAAGGATGAAATGCGCGGTGCGATCGTGGTCGCCCCACCCTCAGCGCTGAACGACCGGTGGAGCCGCCGTCTGCCCGATCCGATCGCTGCGATGGCGAGCGGCTGGATGCGCGTGCGCGCCCGCGCCCGGCAGCGGGGGGTCGAATTGCCGCTGGTGATCTCCGACCATGCCGACTGGAACGAGCTGACCCGCACCATCGCGCAAGTGAACCCGCAGGAAACCTGGATCACCCACGGCCGCGAGGAAGCGCTGCTGCGCTGGTGCGAGCTGTCCCAGCGCCGCGCCCGCGCGCTGGCGCTGGTGGGATACGAGGACGAGGATGACTAG
- the clpA gene encoding ATP-dependent Clp protease ATP-binding subunit ClpA, translated as MPSFAQNLERTLHNALGNASERRHEYATLEHLLLALIDDEDAAAVMAACGVDLAELGEVVKQYLDQEYQSLKTEDGADPQPTAGFQRVIQRAILHVQSSGKDTVTGANVLVALFSERDSYAVYFLQQQDMSRLDAVSFISHGIGKGGRQMEPKTPQGTDKADEPAQTKEAGGGNKKETALDQFTVNLNAKAESGKIDPLIGRGPEVDRTIQILCRRSKNNPLYVGDPGVGKTAIAEGLARKIIEGDVPEVLLPAVIYSLDMGALLAGTRYRGDFEERLKQVVTELEAMPNAVLFIDEIHTVIGAGATSGGAMDASNLLKPALSSGAIRCIGSTTYKEFRNHFEKDRALLRRFQKIDVNEPTIEDTIKILKGLRSAFEEHHKVKYTPDAIKTAVELSARYINDRKLPDKAIDVIDEVGAMQMLVPPSRRKKTITAREIELVIATMARIPPKSVSKDDKKALENLERDLKHVVFGQDEAITRLATAMKLSRAGLRDPDKPIGSFLFSGPTGVGKTEVARQLANIMGIELKRFDMSEYMERHSVSRLIGAPPGYVGYDQGGLLTDAVDQNPHCVLLLDEIEKAHPDLFNILLQVMDNGRLTDHHGKTVDFRNVVLIMTTNAGASDMARSGIGFGDVSKADAGTEAVNKMFTPEFRNRLDAIVPFAYLGKSIVARVVDKFILQLELQLAEQNVHIQFDSDARTWLGDKGYDKLYGARPMSRLIQDKIKQPLAEELLFGKLSEGGEVHVSIKDNKPSFEMTPAPPKVKPVKKVSTKKKAPAKKPATETDEG; from the coding sequence ATGCCCAGCTTCGCCCAGAACCTCGAACGCACGCTGCACAACGCACTCGGCAATGCGTCCGAACGGCGGCATGAATATGCCACGCTCGAACACCTGCTCCTGGCGCTGATCGACGATGAGGACGCAGCCGCTGTCATGGCAGCCTGCGGTGTCGATCTGGCTGAGCTGGGTGAGGTCGTGAAGCAGTATCTCGATCAGGAATATCAGTCGCTTAAGACCGAAGATGGGGCCGATCCGCAGCCGACCGCTGGTTTCCAGCGGGTGATCCAGCGCGCGATCCTTCACGTCCAGTCCTCGGGCAAGGATACGGTGACAGGTGCCAACGTGCTGGTCGCGCTGTTCTCGGAACGTGATAGCTACGCGGTCTATTTCCTCCAGCAGCAGGACATGAGCCGGCTCGATGCGGTGAGCTTTATCAGCCACGGCATCGGCAAGGGTGGCCGCCAGATGGAGCCCAAGACTCCGCAGGGCACCGACAAGGCGGATGAACCGGCGCAGACCAAGGAAGCGGGCGGCGGCAACAAGAAGGAAACCGCGCTCGACCAGTTCACCGTCAACCTCAACGCCAAGGCTGAAAGCGGCAAGATCGATCCGCTGATCGGGCGCGGGCCGGAGGTTGATCGGACGATCCAGATCCTGTGCCGCCGTTCGAAGAACAACCCGCTTTACGTCGGCGATCCCGGCGTCGGGAAGACTGCGATTGCCGAAGGTCTGGCGCGCAAGATCATCGAAGGCGATGTCCCCGAAGTGCTGCTGCCAGCGGTGATCTACTCGCTCGACATGGGCGCGCTGCTGGCCGGCACGCGCTATCGCGGCGACTTTGAAGAGCGCTTGAAGCAGGTCGTGACCGAGCTTGAAGCCATGCCCAACGCGGTGCTGTTCATCGACGAGATCCACACCGTGATCGGCGCTGGCGCAACCAGCGGCGGGGCGATGGATGCCTCGAACCTGCTCAAGCCCGCCCTGTCGAGCGGCGCGATCCGCTGCATCGGGTCGACCACCTACAAGGAATTCCGCAACCACTTCGAAAAGGACCGCGCCCTGCTGCGCCGGTTCCAGAAGATCGACGTGAACGAACCGACCATCGAAGACACGATCAAGATCCTCAAAGGTCTGCGTTCGGCCTTCGAAGAACACCACAAGGTCAAGTACACGCCCGATGCGATCAAGACGGCGGTTGAGCTGTCGGCGCGTTACATCAATGACCGCAAGCTGCCCGACAAGGCGATTGACGTGATCGACGAAGTGGGCGCGATGCAGATGCTCGTCCCGCCGAGCCGCCGCAAGAAGACCATCACCGCGCGCGAGATCGAATTGGTGATCGCGACAATGGCGCGCATCCCGCCCAAATCGGTGAGCAAAGACGACAAGAAAGCGCTCGAAAACCTCGAACGCGATCTCAAACACGTGGTCTTCGGGCAGGACGAGGCGATTACCCGCCTTGCCACGGCCATGAAGCTGAGCCGTGCGGGCCTACGCGATCCGGACAAGCCGATTGGCTCGTTCCTGTTCAGCGGCCCCACCGGCGTCGGCAAGACCGAAGTCGCGCGCCAGCTGGCCAACATCATGGGCATCGAGCTCAAGCGCTTCGATATGTCGGAATATATGGAGCGCCACTCGGTCTCCCGCCTGATCGGCGCGCCTCCGGGCTATGTCGGTTACGATCAGGGCGGGCTGTTGACCGATGCGGTCGATCAGAACCCGCATTGCGTGCTGCTGCTTGACGAGATCGAGAAGGCCCACCCCGATCTGTTCAACATCCTGTTGCAGGTGATGGACAACGGCCGCCTGACCGATCACCACGGCAAGACGGTCGATTTCCGCAATGTGGTGCTGATCATGACCACCAATGCCGGTGCGTCCGACATGGCGCGCAGCGGGATCGGGTTCGGCGATGTGTCGAAGGCCGATGCCGGGACCGAGGCGGTGAACAAGATGTTCACCCCCGAATTCCGCAACCGGTTGGATGCGATCGTGCCCTTCGCCTATCTCGGCAAGAGCATCGTTGCCCGCGTGGTCGACAAGTTCATTCTCCAGCTGGAATTGCAGCTGGCCGAACAAAACGTCCACATCCAGTTCGACAGCGACGCGCGCACGTGGCTGGGGGACAAGGGTTACGACAAGCTCTACGGCGCCCGCCCGATGTCTCGCCTGATCCAGGACAAGATCAAGCAGCCGCTCGCCGAAGAGCTATTGTTCGGCAAGCTGTCGGAAGGCGGCGAGGTCCATGTCAGCATCAAAGACAACAAGCCGTCCTTCGAAATGACCCCGGCCCCGCCCAAGGTGAAGCCGGTGAAGAAGGTCTCGACCAAGAAAAAGGCGCCCGCAAAAAAGCCCGCGACCGAGACAGACGAGGGCTGA
- a CDS encoding DUF1192 family protein — protein MEEPDRPRPSGDAASRLGHEDLAPYSQAELDERIALLENEIARATAHRDKAAAHRASADALFGKGGG, from the coding sequence ATGGAAGAACCCGATCGCCCACGGCCCAGCGGAGACGCGGCGAGTCGCCTCGGACACGAGGACCTCGCCCCCTATTCGCAGGCCGAACTGGATGAACGGATCGCCTTGCTCGAGAACGAGATTGCCCGGGCGACGGCCCATCGCGACAAGGCGGCCGCCCACCGCGCCTCGGCCGATGCGCTGTTTGGGAAGGGCGGCGGATGA